A portion of the Streptomyces platensis genome contains these proteins:
- a CDS encoding carboxymuconolactone decarboxylase family protein, producing the protein MADERAGRSPRVNFAKAAPKAFKALIGFDAAAREGLDPALVELVQIRSSQLNKCAYCLHMHTTDARKAGESEERLHMVAVWEEAAHFFTPKERAALALTEAVTLVAQGGVPDEVYQRAAAHFDEPELARLLALIFTINTWNRLALSTGKVAGTDER; encoded by the coding sequence GCCGCAGCCCCCGGGTCAATTTCGCGAAGGCCGCGCCGAAGGCCTTCAAGGCTCTGATCGGCTTTGACGCCGCGGCCCGTGAGGGGCTTGACCCGGCCCTGGTGGAACTGGTCCAGATCCGGTCCTCGCAGCTCAACAAGTGCGCGTACTGCCTGCACATGCACACCACCGACGCCCGCAAGGCCGGTGAGAGCGAGGAGCGCCTGCACATGGTCGCCGTCTGGGAGGAGGCCGCACACTTCTTCACCCCCAAGGAGCGGGCGGCCCTCGCCCTCACCGAGGCCGTGACCCTGGTGGCGCAGGGCGGCGTACCGGACGAGGTCTACCAGCGCGCCGCCGCCCACTTCGACGAGCCGGAACTGGCCCGCCTGCTGGCCCTGATCTTCACCATCAACACCTGGAACCGGCTCGCCCTCAGCACGGGGAAGGTGGCGGGGACGGACGAGCGGTAG
- a CDS encoding isocitrate lyase/PEP mutase family protein, producing the protein MTAAVLRALHHGLDLPLVLPGPWDAASAQVFADAGFPALATPSAGVAASLGYEDGATPPDEMFAAVRRIVRAVGIPVSADVEAGYGLSARELVGRLADAGAVGCNLEDADHATGTLRDAHQQADWLAEVRAEAGDALVINARIDTYLCGVPDRDETVRRGRLYAEAGADCVYPILAPPPLLADLASAIGLPVNAVVTPDGPAPRELGTLGAARVTFGPGLQQRAMAALTGMAERLREELGGG; encoded by the coding sequence ATGACGGCCGCCGTACTCCGTGCCCTGCACCACGGCCTCGATCTCCCGCTGGTCCTTCCCGGACCGTGGGACGCGGCGAGTGCCCAGGTCTTCGCCGACGCCGGGTTCCCGGCGCTGGCCACGCCCAGCGCGGGCGTCGCGGCCTCCCTCGGTTACGAGGACGGTGCGACCCCGCCCGACGAGATGTTCGCCGCCGTGCGCCGTATCGTCCGCGCCGTCGGCATCCCGGTCTCGGCGGACGTGGAAGCCGGATACGGTCTGTCCGCCCGGGAGTTGGTCGGCCGGCTCGCGGACGCGGGGGCGGTGGGCTGCAACCTGGAGGACGCCGACCACGCCACCGGCACCCTGCGGGACGCGCACCAGCAGGCCGACTGGCTGGCCGAGGTACGCGCCGAGGCGGGCGACGCCCTGGTGATCAACGCCCGGATCGACACCTACCTGTGCGGCGTCCCGGACCGGGACGAGACGGTCCGCCGCGGCCGCCTTTACGCCGAGGCCGGCGCCGACTGCGTCTACCCGATCCTCGCCCCGCCGCCCCTGCTGGCCGACCTGGCCAGCGCCATCGGCCTCCCGGTCAATGCCGTGGTGACGCCCGACGGCCCCGCACCCCGCGAACTCGGCACCCTGGGCGCGGCCCGGGTCACCTTCGGCCCCGGCCTCCAGCAGCGGGCGATGGCGGCCCTGACGGGGATGGCGGAGCGGCTGCGGGAGGAGCTGGGAGGGGGATGA
- a CDS encoding carboxymuconolactone decarboxylase family protein yields the protein MTTTETPRLRFYRLAPGIYGPLLALTRAAKKDLDPALVELLLIRASQLNHCAFCLDMHVTDARKAGETEERIALLGTWEEAAGLYSPKEQAALALTEAVTLLPRSGVPDEVYDRAAAHFEDTDIVRLLALITAINSWNRINVAARIPVGANLAPTEAVRTPVGGAS from the coding sequence ATGACCACGACAGAGACCCCGCGGCTGCGCTTCTACCGGCTCGCGCCGGGCATCTACGGTCCGCTGCTGGCACTGACCCGCGCCGCCAAGAAGGACCTCGACCCGGCCCTGGTCGAGCTCCTCCTCATCCGGGCCTCGCAGCTCAACCACTGCGCTTTCTGTCTCGATATGCATGTCACGGATGCCCGCAAGGCCGGGGAGACCGAGGAGCGGATCGCCCTTCTCGGCACCTGGGAAGAGGCCGCCGGTCTCTACTCCCCCAAGGAGCAGGCGGCCCTAGCCCTCACCGAGGCGGTGACCCTGCTGCCCCGGAGCGGCGTCCCGGATGAGGTCTACGACCGGGCAGCGGCCCACTTCGAGGACACCGACATCGTCCGCCTCCTCGCCCTGATCACGGCCATCAACTCCTGGAACCGGATCAATGTCGCGGCCCGTATCCCGGTGGGGGCGAATCTGGCCCCCACCGAAGCGGTGCGCACCCCCGTCGGAGGTGCGTCATGA
- a CDS encoding carboxymuconolactone decarboxylase family protein: MTTTPTAQTTTPATAPGTAEGAAHRHGPRLHWAKLAPDVYKAMIALDVAAKQGLDPTLVELVKIRASQLNHCAFCIDMHIKDARKAGETEQRVYLLNAWEEAAGHYTDKEQAALALTEAITLLTDGFVPDAVYDRAAGHFGDTELAQLIALITTINAWNRFGVATRMAPGQA, from the coding sequence ATGACGACCACACCGACAGCACAGACGACGACACCGGCCACGGCCCCCGGGACGGCGGAGGGCGCGGCGCACCGGCACGGCCCCCGGCTGCACTGGGCGAAGCTCGCGCCGGACGTCTACAAGGCCATGATCGCGCTGGACGTGGCGGCGAAGCAGGGCCTCGACCCGACGCTGGTCGAGCTGGTCAAGATCCGCGCGTCGCAGCTCAACCACTGCGCCTTCTGCATCGATATGCACATCAAGGACGCCCGCAAGGCCGGCGAGACCGAGCAGCGCGTCTACCTCCTCAACGCCTGGGAGGAGGCCGCCGGCCACTACACCGACAAGGAACAGGCCGCCCTCGCCCTCACCGAGGCGATCACCCTCCTCACCGACGGCTTCGTCCCGGACGCCGTCTACGACCGCGCCGCGGGCCACTTCGGCGACACCGAACTCGCCCAGCTCATCGCCCTGATCACCACCATCAACGCCTGGAACCGCTTCGGCGTCGCCACCCGCATGGCCCCGGGGCAGGCATGA
- a CDS encoding PLP-dependent aminotransferase family protein: MGNSWATFGRDLHLDLTGPGGLRAALLRALRDAVRSGRLAPGTRLPSSRSLAADLGIARNTVADAYAELVAEGWLSARQGSGTRVAARVLPRATPAARRTPGPAGHADRPRFDLTPGTPDVSAFPRTAWLAAARRALTAAPSEAFGYGTARGRPELRTVLADYLARARGVRADPDRIVICAGFMQGLALLSRALGTGQLAVESYGLDFHRAVITRAGLGTVPLTVDERGARTEELAGLDGVRAALLTPAHQFPTGVPLHPDRRAAAVNWARSTGGFILEDDYDGEFRYDRQPVGALQGLDADHVVYLGTASKSLAPALRLSWMVLPDRLVDPVLALKGTGEWQSGTLDQLTLAEFLSSGAYDRHLRGMRLRYRRRRDQLVAALADHAPQVHVSGIAAGLHAVLELPPGTEQSIVQGARWQGLALEGLRRFHDPAAPPASRDALVVAYGTPPDHSFTHALDALLRALPPGEPGE, from the coding sequence ATGGGGAATTCCTGGGCCACTTTCGGGCGCGATCTACACCTCGACCTCACCGGTCCCGGCGGACTGCGGGCCGCCCTGCTGCGCGCCCTGCGGGATGCCGTACGGTCCGGCCGGCTGGCCCCCGGCACCCGGCTGCCGTCCTCCCGCTCGCTCGCCGCCGACCTCGGCATCGCCCGTAACACCGTCGCCGACGCCTACGCCGAACTCGTCGCCGAGGGCTGGCTCAGCGCCCGGCAGGGCTCCGGCACCCGCGTCGCGGCCCGGGTGCTGCCGCGCGCCACCCCCGCCGCACGGCGCACCCCGGGCCCGGCCGGCCACGCCGACCGGCCGCGCTTCGACCTCACCCCGGGCACCCCTGATGTCTCCGCCTTCCCCCGCACCGCCTGGCTCGCCGCCGCCCGCCGCGCCCTGACCGCCGCCCCCAGCGAGGCCTTCGGCTACGGCACCGCGCGCGGGCGCCCCGAACTCCGCACCGTCCTCGCCGACTACCTCGCCCGCGCCCGCGGGGTACGCGCCGACCCCGACCGCATCGTCATCTGCGCCGGCTTCATGCAGGGGCTGGCGTTGCTCAGCCGGGCGCTGGGCACCGGGCAGCTGGCCGTCGAGTCGTACGGCCTGGACTTCCACCGCGCCGTCATCACCCGCGCCGGCCTGGGCACCGTCCCGCTCACCGTGGACGAACGCGGCGCCCGTACGGAGGAGCTGGCCGGGCTCGACGGCGTACGGGCGGCGCTGCTCACCCCCGCCCATCAGTTCCCCACCGGCGTGCCGCTGCACCCCGACCGCCGCGCCGCCGCCGTCAACTGGGCACGGTCCACCGGAGGTTTCATCCTGGAGGACGACTACGACGGCGAGTTCCGCTACGACCGCCAGCCGGTCGGCGCCCTCCAGGGACTCGACGCCGACCATGTCGTCTACCTGGGCACCGCCAGCAAGAGCCTCGCCCCCGCACTGCGGCTGTCCTGGATGGTGCTGCCGGACCGGCTGGTGGATCCGGTGCTCGCGCTCAAGGGCACCGGCGAATGGCAGTCCGGCACGCTGGATCAGCTCACCCTCGCCGAGTTCCTGTCCTCCGGCGCCTACGACCGCCATCTGCGCGGCATGCGGCTGCGCTACCGGCGGCGCCGCGATCAGCTGGTGGCCGCCCTGGCCGACCACGCACCCCAGGTCCATGTCTCGGGCATCGCCGCCGGTCTGCACGCCGTGCTGGAACTCCCGCCCGGCACCGAACAGTCCATCGTCCAGGGAGCCCGCTGGCAGGGCCTCGCCCTGGAGGGCCTGCGCCGCTTCCACGACCCCGCCGCCCCACCGGCCTCCCGCGACGCCCTGGTGGTGGCCTACGGCACCCCTCCCGACCACTCCTTCACCCACGCACTGGACGCCCTGCTCCGCGCGCTGCCGCCGGGGGAGCCGGGCGAGTAG
- a CDS encoding GNAT family N-acetyltransferase, with amino-acid sequence MTEHARVLEQLPGQLTLRRPAPADHARLRAALADWWDGLGGEAGARQRQSLVPRLWLQHFADTSFLVERPDRTLYAFLIGFLSQTDPRTAYIHFAAVCPEGRGKGMGSTLYDRFFALARAAARSEVRCITSPNNRNSIAYHTRMGFRLEPGDRIDDDGVPVHGDYDGPGLDRVCFVREL; translated from the coding sequence ATGACCGAGCACGCCCGAGTGCTGGAACAGCTGCCCGGACAGCTGACGTTGCGCCGCCCGGCGCCCGCGGATCACGCGCGGCTGCGGGCGGCCCTCGCCGACTGGTGGGACGGCCTGGGCGGCGAGGCGGGCGCACGGCAACGCCAGTCGCTCGTACCGCGCCTCTGGCTTCAGCACTTCGCCGACACCAGCTTCCTGGTCGAACGGCCGGACCGGACCCTGTACGCCTTTCTGATCGGCTTCCTGTCCCAGACGGACCCCAGGACCGCGTATATCCACTTCGCGGCCGTGTGCCCGGAGGGCCGGGGGAAGGGCATGGGCAGCACCCTCTACGACCGTTTCTTCGCCCTGGCCCGCGCGGCCGCCCGTAGCGAGGTCCGCTGCATCACCAGCCCCAACAACCGCAACTCCATCGCGTACCACACCCGTATGGGATTCCGGCTGGAGCCGGGCGACCGGATCGACGACGACGGTGTCCCGGTGCACGGCGACTACGACGGGCCGGGGCTGGACCGGGTGTGCTTCGTACGGGAGTTGTGA